A genomic window from Gossypium hirsutum isolate 1008001.06 chromosome D12, Gossypium_hirsutum_v2.1, whole genome shotgun sequence includes:
- the LOC107947170 gene encoding plant UBX domain-containing protein 10 has translation MVDVADKLACFQAVTGLEDPDLCTEILQAHGWDLELAISSFTSSNQSSASTITSDSDPRDSLDPTQSASSSGLVPAPNPSIAWKLVTLPFSVISGSLGLVSGAVGLGLWAAGGVLSYSLGMIGLGQGRGGESSARLVSVSAAASEAMEFVAAFERDYPTTRPNFVGEGFMDALQRSRNSFKLLFVYLHSPDHPDSPVFCGRTLCSEAVAAFVNENFVAWGADIRASEGFKMSNSLKASRFPFCAVVMPTTNQRIALLQQVEGPTSPEEMLTMLQKVLEESSPVLVAARLDAEERRNNMRLREEQDAAYRAALEADQARERQRREEQERLEREAAEAEQKRKEEEEAHERAAREAAEKEAARARMREQKALSLGDEPEKGPSVTQVLVRFPTGERKERRFHSTATIQSVYDYVDSLGCLEVEDYSLVSNFPRVTYGRDKQSLSLKEAGLHPQASLFVELN, from the exons TTGGCATGTTTTCAAGCGGTGACGGGCCTCGAAGATCCCGATTTGTGTACGGAAATCCTCCAGGCTCATGGTTGGGACCTCGAACTGGCTATCTCTTCTTTCACCTCTTCCAATCAATCCTCTGCTTCCACCATTACCTCCGATTCTGACCCTCGCGATTCTCTTGACCCCACCCAATCCGCATCCAGTTCGGGTCTCGTTCCCGCTCCTAACCCCAGCATAGCTTGGAAACTCGTTACATTGCCCTTCTCTGTGATATCCGGTAGCCTAGGGTTAGTCTCTGGAGCTGTCGGGCTTGGATTATGGGCCGCCGGCGGAGTTCTTTCGTATTCCCTTGGGATGATCGGCCTGGGACAGGGGCGGGGCGGGGAATCATCGGCACGATTGGTCTCGGTCTCAGCTGCGGCTTCTGAAGCTATGGAATTCGTGGCGGCATTTGAGAGAGACTACCCGACGACTAGGCCGAATTTCGTCGGTGAGGGTTTCATGGACGCCTTGCAGAGGTCAAGGAACTCCTTTAAGCTGTTGTTTGTGTACTTGCACTCGCCGGACCACCCGGATTCTCCTGTATTCTGTGGAAGGACCTTGTGTTCCGAGGCAGTGGCTGCCTTTGTGAATGAGAATTTTGTGGCGTGGGGCGCCGACATTAGGGCTAGTGAGGGTTTTAAAATGAGTAATAGCTTGAAGGCATCTAGGTTCCCATTTTGTGCCGTGGTTATGCCTACTACGAACCAGAGGATTGCACTCCTTCAACAG GTTGAGGGACCAACATCTCCAGAAGAAATGCTCACGATGCTGCAGAAAGTGCTTGAAGAAAGTTCTCCTGTTCTTGTTGCTGCAAGACTGGATGCAGAAGAGAGAAGAAACAACATGCGTTTGAGGGAGGAGCAAGATGCTGCTTACAGAGCAGCACTTGAAGCTGATCAA GCTAGAGAACGCCAGAGGAGAGAGGAGCAAGAACGTCTGGAAAGGGAGGCCGCCGAAGCTGAACAGAAacggaaggaagaagaagaagctcaTGAAAGAGCAGCACGTGAAGCTGCTGAAAAAGAGGCTGCCCGGGCTAGAATGCGAGAACAAAAAGCCTTATCACTTGGTGATGAACCTGAGAAAGGACCAAGTGTTACACAG GTATTGGTACGGTTTCCCACAGGTGAACGCAAAGAAAGGAGGTTTCACAGCACGGCAACAATCCAATCAGTTTATGACTATGTTGATTCATTGGGTTGCTTAGAAGTTGAGGATTACAGCCTTGTGTCCAACTTTCCTAGAGTTACATATGGTCGAGATAAGCAATCCTTGAGCTTGAAAGAAGCAGGATTACATCCTCAGGCCAGCCTTTTTGTGGAGCTAAACTAG
- the LOC107947169 gene encoding serine/threonine-protein kinase WNK8: protein MEVADDCDFAEKDPSGRYVRYDEVLGRGAFKTVYKGFDEADGIEVAWNQINVEDVLQKPEQLERLYSEVHLLKSLKHVNIIKFYDSWVDDKNKTINMITELFTSGSLRQYRKKHKNVEVKAIKSWARQILRGLHYLHSHNPPIIHRDLKCDNIFVNGNNGEVKIGDLGLATVLQQPTARSVIGTPEFMAPELYDEEYNELVDIYSFGLCILEMVTCEYPYNECKNPAQIYKKVTSGIKPASLGKVNDPQIKQFIEKCLLPASMRLPAAELLKDLFLLAETPKEPASGPPVNLIQTEPHLMEIDLNCKMLMVKPSTESIKETPRFSALELQSFTQNNEFRLKGEKNDDNTISLTLRIADQCGRARNIHFSFYLDSDTAISIAEEMVQQLDLSNEDVTAIAELIDSMIMKLVPCWKPSVGSISCLQDCLCYPSQATIKTVGEQEVFPRLAVLNCQDTEESFGSDISAESNGMVASDGSNNKPMGSSDHSYVECYNGLNAYDFGLDIGAYNHKDTSDEKNLREYIAIKHSAKNSDTSLMDSCSFASQDMSLSSIGSLSLADKDKMEELKLELDAIDSQYQQCFQELLRMREEAMENARKRWISKKKVSVM, encoded by the exons ATGGAGGTGGCTGATGACTGTGATTTCGCTGAGAAAGATCCGTCGGGTCGGTATGTGAGG TATGATGAGGTCCTAGGGAGGGGAGCATTCAAGACTGT TTACAAGGGATTTGATGAGGCTGATGGAATAGAGGTTGCATGGAACCAAATCAATGTTGAAGATGTGTTGCAGAAGCCTGAGCAGCTGGAAAGACTATATTCAGAGGTTCATCTTTTGAAGTCATTGAAGCATGTAAACATTATCAAGTTCTACGATTCCTGGGTGGATGATAAAAACAAGACCATCAACATGATAACTGAGTTGTTCACTTCGGGGAGTTTGAGGCA ATACCGTAAGAAGCATAAGAATGTTGAGGTGAAGGCTATTAAGAGCTGGGCACGGCAAATCCTTAGAGGGTTACACTATCTGCACAGTCACAATCCTCCAATCATTCATAGAGATTTAAAATGCGATAATATATTTGTTAATGGAAATAATGGAGAAGTGAAGATTGGAGATCTTGGATTGGCAACTGTCTTGCAGCAGCCCACCGCCCGAAGTGTAATTG GCACTCCTGAATTCATGGCTCCAGAGCTTTATGATGAGGAGTATAATGAGCTTGTCGACATATATTCTTTTGGTCTGTGCATATTGGAGATGGTTACTTGTGAATATCCATATAATGAATGCAAAAATCCAGCGCAAATATACAAGAAAGTTACCTCT GGTATTAAACCCGCTTCCCTTGGTAAAGTGAATGATCCACAAATTAAGCAGTTTATTGAGAAGTGTCTTCTTCCAGCATCTATGAGATTGCCAGCTGCGGAACTCTTGAAAGATCTGTTCCTTTTGGCTGAAACTCCCAAGGAGCCTGCCAGTGGTCCACCAGTGAACTTGATCCAGACTGAACCTCATCTGATGGAAATAGATCTCAACTGTAAAATGCTTATGGTCAAACCTTCTACTGAAAGCATCAAAGAAACTCCTCGGTTCTCAGCTCTGGAGCTACAGTCTTTCACTCAGAATAATGAATTTAGGTTGAAAGGGGAGAAGAATGACGATAATACAATTTCATTGACCTTGCGCATTGCCGATCAATGTG GTCGAGCAAGGAACatccatttttcattttatctGGATTCAGATACTGCTATTTCAATTGCTGAGGAGATGGTTCAACAACTTGATTTGTCAAATGAAGATGTAACTGCCATTGCAGAGTTGATTGATAGCATGATCATGAAGCTTGTTCCCTGCTGGAAACCTTCAGTTGGAAGCATTTCATGCCTACAAGATTGCTTATGCTACCCGAGTCAGGCCACTATTAAGACAGTTGGTGAACAAGAAGTTTTCCCACGGTTGGCTGTTCTTAACTGTCAAGACACCGAAGAATCTTTCGGTTCAGATATATCAGCTGAATCTAATGGAATGGTGGCCTCAGATGGTAGTAACAACAAACCAATGGGATCTTCTGATCACAGTTATGTTGAGTGCTATAACGGTTTGAACGCATATGATTTTGGTTTAGATATTGGGGCTTATAATCATAAAGATACCAGTGACGAGAAAAACCTCAGGGAATATATAGCGATAAAACATTCCGCAAAGAACTCTGACACTTCCTTAATGGATTCTTGTTCATTTGCTTCACAAGACATGAGCTTGTCAAGCATCGGCTCTCTATCCCTTGCAGACAAGGACAAGATGGAAGAGCTGAAATTGGAGCTTGATGCGATAGATTCACAGTACCAGCAATGCTTCCAAGAGCTCTTAAGGATGAGAGAAGAAGCAATGGAAAACGCCAGGAAGAGGTGGATATCAAAGAAGAAAGTATCTGTGATGTGA
- the LOC107947168 gene encoding protein yippee-like At4g27745 yields the protein MTEIVGPRLYSCCNCRNQVALHDDVISKSFQGRNGRAFLFSHAMNVMVGPKEDRQLMTGLHTVADVYCRDCREVLGWKYERAYEETQKYKEGKFILEKLKIVKENW from the exons ATGACGGAAATAGTTGGGCCAAGGTTGTACAGTTGCTGCAATTGCAGAAACCAAGTTGCCCTTCACGACGATGTTATATCCAAGTCTTTTCAG GGGAGAAACGGTCGAGCTTTTTTATTCTCCCACGCAATGAACGTGATGGTGGGTCCTAAGGAGGATAGACAACTGATGACTGGTCTTCACACAGTGGCTGATGTTTACTGTCGCGATTGTCGAGAGGTATTGGGTTGGAAATACGAGCGGGCTTATGAGGAAACTCAGAAGTACAAGGAAGGGAAATTCATTCTTGAGAAGTTGAAAATTGTCAAAGAGAACTGGTAG